Part of the Tolypothrix sp. PCC 7910 genome, ATAGTTGATACTACTACTACTAACAATAACGGTAACTTTATTTTTACAGGCTTACCACCCGGTAACTTTACCATAGAGGTTACCCCACCCCAGAATTTCACACCTACAACTCCAACTAGCGTGCCAGTAAATTTGACTGGTGCTAATGCTGAGATTGATAATCTAGACTTTGGTTTTGCTTCTGGGACAGCCAATAATACAGGTGTGCAACTAGTCAAACGTATTACTGCGATCGCCAGAATCAATGGTCAACGCATCCAATACAGTAATTTTGTGGATGATCCTAACGATCAAAATGATAATGTCATTCGACCTGCGCCTCTGGGTCAATTTGAAATTCAGACACCCATAGAAAGCGGTGATGAAGTAGAGTACACAATTTATTTCCGTGCAGGTCAGTTATTAGAAAATCTCAATTTCTGTGACTTGATTCCTGCTGGCACAACTTATGTACCTAATAGTATTACTGTAAATGGCAGTGGCACTGGTGCAGATCAAGGCAGATTTTTCTCGCCTCTAACACCTTTAGCATCAGTTCCTGAAAGTAGTGCTTGTGAAAATACCAACAATGCTAATGGTACAGTGATTGTCAGATTGGGAAATATTCCTAATGGTCAAGTTGGTGCTGTTAGCTTCCGTGTCCGAATCAATTAGTAAATAATTACTAATTCGTAATTCGTAATTCGTAGTTAAAAAAGAGTTGATTGCTCAAAATCTACAGTAATTATGAATTCGTAATTTTGAATGATCTAATATATATGTATGGTGGGCGCTACGTTTTTTAAAGAGTAATTATAACTAGCGCCCAACTTCATATTCAGATAAATTACACTTCTCATAAAAGCGGATTTTAAACCTTAATCATAGCAATTTAAAATCCCATGAGCGGATATTAGATAGAAAACAAATTTGTGTAAGAAAACATAATTTCTCTGTCGCAAAGATTATCTGAACAAGTATTATTTAATTACACCTGTATTTACAACACTCCCTATTTGAGAATGTTTGGATGGCAATAAATTCCACTTCAACCGATAGAGTTGTAAAGGCTGGTCTTGACCTTTAACTTCCACCAATGGCATTTTTTCTAAAGGTAAATTTAGAGCTTGAATCCGCTCAAATGTAGTTTGAGAGATGACTATTTCTCCCGCTTGGGCGACGTTGCAGATTCTACTAGTAACATTGGTGGTATCGCCAATAGTAGCGTATTGAATCAGTTTCTCTGAACCAATATTTCCTGCGGCTACTTTTCCGGTATTCAATCCAATATGAATTTGAATTGGTTGCTTACCCTGTTGCAGCCACTTCTGATTTAACCTCATTACTGCCCACTGCATATCAATTGCTGCTTGTATGGCTCGCTCTGTATCATCCGCCTTACGATAAGGAGCACCCCAAATAGCAAATAAGGCATCACCAATATATTTTTCTAAAGTACCCTCATATTGAAAGACAATTTCTTCTACCATTACCTCGAAATATTCATTTAGCATCGCAATCACTTGACGCGGATGCATAGTTGAAGACATTTTTGTGAAATTACTAATATCAGCAAATAGAGCTGTAACTTCTGTATCAACAATACCTAAGGTTGTTTCTTCTTTTAGCTTTTTCCTCACAGCTTCAGGAAAGAAACGCTCTAGTTTATTACGCATCACTGCTTCTGCTTCAATTTTCTTGTAGAGATTAGCATTGTCAATGGCGATCGCAGCTTGGTTAGCCAAAGCAGTTAAGAACTCTACATCTTCGTCAGAGTAAACATCTGACATCGATAAATTATCAACATATAATACCCCAATGACCTCTTCTCTTGGTTTGAGAGGAATGCACATAGAGGCCCGAATAGCTTGTACAAAAATAGATTCAGAAGTATGAAAGCGCTTATCTAAACACGCATCTGTGGTAACGACGGCATTGCCATGATGATAAACATGATTAGTGATATTCTTACTGTAAAATTGATTTTCAATAGAAGTTCCTGAACGCAACTTTACTACTCTTTGTTCCAGCTGCTTTGTTGTTTCATTGACCATCAATATAACTGCGCGATCTACATTAATAATCTCGAACAGTAAATCAAGAATTTTTTCTAAAAGGCGATCGGGTTCTTCAGGAGAAGAAAGTTGTTTACTGACCTCAAGTAATATTTTCAACTTATCGACAGTGCGTTGATTACTCCCGCGCTGTGACAGTCTCAAAAGCGAATCTCTTCGCCCTGGAGCATCCAACAAGTCCTGTATTTTGAAGCGACCTTGTTCAGTAGAAAACTGTTTAATGATTGTCTCCGGAATAGGCTCTTCTTCGCAACCATCATTACCATCATTTACAGTTGTGGCGTTAAGTTTCTCCACAAATTTGAACTCTACGTTCCCGCAATAAATTAAGTCTCCATCCTTGAGTTCGTATTGCTCAATCTTGGCCTCATTGACGAAAGTATGGTTAAGGCTTTGCAAATCTTTAATAGTAATGCGATCTTCCGCAATTGTAATTTCTGCATGGTAACGGGATAGGCTCTCATCGCCGATTACAATTGTGTTGTCCCCACTACGACCTATAGTGTTCATCCCCACAATTAATTGATGAACTCTTTCTTGAGGAGTTTTAGGAGCGTAAATTAAATATGGCATATTCCGCCCTCACTTTTCCACATTCTTGAAAATTGCTGTGCTGAATCCAAGGATGAACTCCACAATATTAATAGTATTAAATTCACTATTTTCCCTAGTCATTTCGTATTTTT contains:
- a CDS encoding adenylate/guanylate cyclase domain-containing protein; translation: MPYLIYAPKTPQERVHQLIVGMNTIGRSGDNTIVIGDESLSRYHAEITIAEDRITIKDLQSLNHTFVNEAKIEQYELKDGDLIYCGNVEFKFVEKLNATTVNDGNDGCEEEPIPETIIKQFSTEQGRFKIQDLLDAPGRRDSLLRLSQRGSNQRTVDKLKILLEVSKQLSSPEEPDRLLEKILDLLFEIINVDRAVILMVNETTKQLEQRVVKLRSGTSIENQFYSKNITNHVYHHGNAVVTTDACLDKRFHTSESIFVQAIRASMCIPLKPREEVIGVLYVDNLSMSDVYSDEDVEFLTALANQAAIAIDNANLYKKIEAEAVMRNKLERFFPEAVRKKLKEETTLGIVDTEVTALFADISNFTKMSSTMHPRQVIAMLNEYFEVMVEEIVFQYEGTLEKYIGDALFAIWGAPYRKADDTERAIQAAIDMQWAVMRLNQKWLQQGKQPIQIHIGLNTGKVAAGNIGSEKLIQYATIGDTTNVTSRICNVAQAGEIVISQTTFERIQALNLPLEKMPLVEVKGQDQPLQLYRLKWNLLPSKHSQIGSVVNTGVIK